A window of the Peromyscus leucopus breed LL Stock chromosome 22, UCI_PerLeu_2.1, whole genome shotgun sequence genome harbors these coding sequences:
- the LOC114688744 gene encoding olfactory receptor 1073-like → MKQHNDTENSPFFLLGLSEDPELQPLIYRFFFSMYLVTILGNLVIILATISDFHLHTAMYFFLSNLSFVDICLTSTTIPKMLVNGFAHHNTITYEGCIMQIYFFALFVGLDNFLLAVMAYDRFVAICHPLRYTSIMTPQLCVSLVLVSWITSSLNSSLQSFLVLQLSYCANVEIPHFFCELSMLIHLACSDTFLNDMVMNILATILGGGCLAGILYSYAKIVSSIRAISSAQGKYKAFSTCASHLSVVTLFYCTLLGVYLNSAMTQNSHSTAIASLMYTVVTPMLNPFIYSLRNKDIKRALKKNFVRKKLEK, encoded by the coding sequence ATGAAACAACACAATGATACGGAAAACTCACCGTTTTTTCTCCTGGGACTTTCAGAAGACCCAGAACTGCAGCCCCTTATATATAGGTTCTTCTTCTCCATGTATCTTGTGACCATTTTGGGGAATCTTGTCATCATCCTGGCCACGATCTCAGACTTCCACCTGCACACagccatgtacttcttcctctccaaccTGTCTTTTGTGGACATCTGCCTAACCTCCACCACCATCCCAAAGATGCTGGTGAATGGTTTTGCACACCACAACACCATAACTTACGAAGGCTGCATCATGCAAATATACTTTTTTGCATTATTTGTAGGGCTGGATAACTTCCTCCTGGCTGTAATGGCTTATGACCGCTTTGTGGCCATCTGTCACCCCCTGCGCTACACAAGCATTATGACACCTCAGCTCTGTGTGTCACTGGTTCTGGTGTCCTGGATCACAAGTTCCTTGAATTCTTCATTGCAAAGCTTCCTGGTGTTGCAGCTTTCCTACTGTGCTAATGTGGAAATTCCACATTTTTTCTGTGAACTTAGCATGTTGATTCACCTTGCCTGCTCTGACACCTTTTTAAATGATATGGTAATGAATATTTTAGCTACAATCCTGGGTGGTGGTTGTCTTGCTGGCATCCTTTACTCTTATGCCAAGATAGTGTCCTCTATAAGGGCAATCTCCTCAGCACAGGGGAAGTACAAAGCCTTTTCCACCTGTGCATCTCATCTCTCTGTTGTCACCTTATTCTATTGTACTCTCCTGGGAGTTTACCTCAATTCTGCTATGACCCAAAACTCACACTCCACTGCAATAGCTTCATTGATGTACACTGTGGTCACCCCCATGCTGAACCCCTTCATCTATAGTCTGAGGAACAAGGACATCAAGAGAGCTCTGAAGAAGAATTTTGTGAGGAAGAAATTAGAAAAGTGA